The Rattus rattus isolate New Zealand chromosome X, Rrattus_CSIRO_v1, whole genome shotgun sequence genome has a window encoding:
- the LOC116888706 gene encoding LOW QUALITY PROTEIN: THUMP domain-containing protein 3-like (The sequence of the model RefSeq protein was modified relative to this genomic sequence to represent the inferred CDS: deleted 1 base in 1 codon; substituted 2 bases at 2 genomic stop codons) — translation MSDTQEATGEHLDMNLHENKKPVPLIESGIRSESDHLQVTIGDTVPTGFEQTAADEVREKLKSSCRISKDRDKIYFDIAVESLAPVHYLRSVDNLFVVVQEFKDYQFKATKEEIPRDFEEVAGKLPWSDPLKVWQINTTFKKKKAKRRKANQSAGREKADCGQGDNADEKDGKKKLASDMSDPHILDYYENTAFKEEISTLIGEVLASGKDENGQSLREETEPQVQKFRVTCNRAGENHCFISNEAARDFEGATQEYFKWKADMTNFDVEVLLNIHNNEVIVAIALTEESLHRRNITQFGPTTLRSTLAYGMLRLCEPKPIDVIVDPMCGTGAIPIEGATEWSHXYHIAGDNNPLAVNRAANNISYLLTKSQIIYGKTSWGLPIDAVQWDICNLHLLTASVDIIVTDMPFGKRMGSKKRNXNLYPACLREMSRVCRPRTGRAVLLTQDKKCFTKALSGMGQVWRKVHTVWVNIGGLHAAVYLLKRTPQDFVHPSDQDGGRDPPW, via the exons ATGTCTGACACTCAAGAAGCTACCGGAGAGCACTTGGATATGAACCTTCATGAGAACAAGAAGCCTGTGCCCTTGATAGAAAGTGGCATCAGAAGTGAGTCCGATCATCTCCAAGTCACTATTGGAGACACTGTACCTACTGGGTTTGAGCAAACTGCTGCAGATGAAGTGAGAGAGAAATTGAAGTCATCCTGCAGAATCAGCAAAGACCGGGACAAGATATATTTTGATATTGCAGTGGAAAGTCTGGCTCCAGTTCATTATCTGAGATCAGTGGATAACTTGTTTGTGGTTGTTCAGGAGTTTAAAGATTACCAGTTCAAAGCTACAAAGGAAGAAATTCCAAGAGACTTTGAAGAAGTGGCTGGAAAGCTCCCATGGTCGGACCCTTTAAAAGTCTGGCAAATTAACACCactttcaagaagaagaaagcaaagcGCAGAAAGGCAAATCAGAGtgcaggcagagagaaggctgACTGTGGACAAGGAGACAACGCAGATGAGAAGGACGGTAAGAAGAAGCTTGCCAGTGACATGTCAGATCCACATATCTTGGACTACTATGAAAACACAGCCTTCAAAGAAGAGATATCAACCTTAATAGGGGAAGTCTTGGCATCTGGCAAAGATGAAAATGGTCAAAGCTTAAGAGAAGAAACTGAACCACAAGTGCAGAAGTTTAGAGTCACCTGCAACAGAGCAGGAGAGAATCATTGCTTTATATCCAATGAGGCTGCCAGAGATTTTGAAGGTGCTACTCAAGAGTACTTTAAGTGGAAGGCTGATATGACCAACTTTGATGTAGAGGTTCTCCTGAACATCCACaataatgaagtcattgttgctATTGCACTGACAGAGGAGAGTCTCCATCGCAGAAATATTACACAGTTTGGACCTACGACTCTTAGGTCAACTCTCGCCTATGGGATGCTCAGGCTCTGTGAACCTAAACCTATTGATGTAATAGTGGATCCAATGTGTGGAACGGGGGCAATACCAATAGAGGGGGCTACTGAGTGGTCTCACTGATACCATATTGCTGGGGACAACAACCCACTGGCAGTGAACAGAGCAGCAAATAACATCTCATATCTATTGACTAAGAGCCAGATTATATATGGAAAAACATCCTGGGGTTTGCCCATTGATGCTGTTCAGTGGGATATCTGCAACCTCCATCTGCTAACTGCTTCTGTGGATATTATTGTAACAGACATGCCA TTTGGAAAAAGGATGGGCTCCAAAAAGAGAAATTAGAATCTCTATCCAGCTTGCCTTCGGGAAATGAGCCGTGTCTGTAGACCAAGAACAGGTAGAGCTGTACTGCTTACTCAGGACAAGAAATGTTTTACCAAGGCATTATCTGGAATGGGACAAGTGTGGCGAAAGGTCCATACAGTCTGGGTGAACATCGGGGGACTTCATGCTGCAGTTTATCTTCTAAAACGCACTCCTCAAGACTTTGTTCATCCTTCAGATCAAGACGGAGGAAGAGACCCTCCTTGGTAA